CTCCTGCGGCGCGCTCGTAGGCCGGCGCCACGAGCCATTCGCGCCAGGTGATCTGCGGATTGGCGCGCCGCATCGTCGCCTTGGCATCGCCGCTGGTCTGCCCATGCCAGCGCTCGAGCCAGGCCGACCAGCGTTGCTCCAGCTCAGCGTCAATGGGTAGGTAGAAGGCGGCCTTGAGGGGCTCGATCTGTTCGGGGAGGTCCGAGAGCGCGCGGAAGGTCGCGGTGTAATCAGCCCTCGAGCTGGCCAGCAATTGCAGCAGGTCCTTGAGCAGGACGTCGTCGTATCGGGGTAGCCCGAGCTTGCGGCACCACATCGCTTCGAGAGCCGTCCCCATCGCTTCGCTGAAGCCCTCACGCAGGGCATCGAGCTGCGCCAGGGCCTCCGCATCTCCCTCGAGCAGTGGTCGCAGGGCGGACCAGAACATCTGGTAGTTGGCTTCCGCTGCCGCCGGTTGATTGAGGAAGCAGAAGTGCTCGCCGCCGCCGGTCCACGGCTGGAAGCGGGGATCGAAGAGCTCGCAGAAACCGAAGGGGCCGTAGTCGAGGGTGTAGCCGCCGGCGGCGCAGTTGTCGCTGTTGAAGTTCCCCTGGCAGTAGCCGACGCGGATCCAGTCCGCCACCAGTGACGTCAGGCGCTCCCTGAACAGCCGGGCCAACTCGAGGACCTGCTGCGGGAAGGGCAGGCCTGCGTTGATCTCGCCGCGGTAATTCCGCTCGATCAGGTGAGCTGTGATCTGCTGCAGTTCACGTAGGGCGCCTGGGTGGGCGTTGCTTCGCGCCCGGCGGGCAAACAGTTCCAGTTGCCCCACCCGCAGGAAGGACGGCGCGACCCGGGTCGTGATCGCCGCCGGGTTGTTGACCATGACGTCCGGCTCAAACGAGCGGGACTGAGGCGAGTACCAGGGCCGCCTGACGCCTTCGGCTTGGGACACGTAGAGGGTGAGGGAGCGGGTTGTGGGCACCCCCAGGGCGTGCATGAACTCCTGGGCGAGGAACTCGCGCACGCTTGAGCGCAGCACGGCCCGGCCGTCCGCGCCGCGGCAGTAGGGGGTCGGGCCGCCCCCCTTGAGTTGCATCTCCCAGCGCTGGCCTTCAAAGAGGCCTTCGAAGATCGAGATCGCCCGGCCGTCGCCGTAGCCATTGCCAGTGCCGAAGGGGCACTGCTGGATGTACTCGGTGCCGTAGATCGACAGGGCGTAGCCCGTCGCCCAGCCATAGGGGCGCATGGCACCGTGGGCAACGCTGCTGTCGCCGGAGAAGAGTCGGCGGAAATCCTCGTCCTGGGCGAGTTCGTCGCTGAGGCCGAGCTCGGCAAAGAGGCTGGCGCTGTGGGCGACGTACTCCGGCTCCGGCAGTGGGGTCGGCGTGACGGGGACGTAGTGCCCGGAATAGACCTGACGTGGCCGGTGGTCCTCGCCATCGCTACTGGCCTCGGGGTCCGCTTGGAGGGACTCCAGCAGGGAGTAGTCGACCTGACCTGCGAAGGCCTTAAAGCTCTCGATGACCCGGGCGTTCTCGCTGCTGTTCATGGGGGTTGGGCACAAAAAAGCCCAGGACAAGCCTGGGCTTTCGGTAAGTGGAGCCAAGGAGACTCGAACTCCTGACCCCCTGCATGCCATTTAGGCGTTTTAAGGGGCAAGAATCCTTTCCTGTACTCAATTCTAACCAAATTATCACAAATTATGTGCGCAGATATGTGCGCACATCTGTCCTGCCTTGATCACTGCCCCAACAGCTTCGCTTTGGCTGCCGAGAACTCTTCTTCGGTAAGTAGCCCCTGGTCTTTCATCGCGCCGAAGCCCAAAAAGCAAGCGACGCGTTTAAAGCTAAGTGGGCACCTCGAATCGCAAAGGTTGAAGCCGACTATCAATCAGCCGGCTGCTACTGACCCGTTAGGAGCTTATCGGTGCGCTTCTGCCTTGTCTGTGTGGTCCTGCATTAGCGACCACACCTGGCACCGTGCATCGCCTCTTCCGGCAGTAGTTATTCCGCTGCTGTTTGACGCATTTTCGCTCGTATCGTTCGCATAGTGCGTTGCAGTATTCCTCATCTGCAGGTCGCTGTATTTCCCGTAGACGATCACACTCAGGCTGGTGCGAGTGCCAGCAGACATCGCAGTTGATGCGGCCATTCGCAGATTGGAACTGCCTTAAGTGCAAACTTGATTATCTTGTTAGAGGACAATCCGACCCCAGTGTTGATTCATTCAGACATTCTCAAAGGTGCCCAAGCACTAAACCATTCATTAGAGATCAGGCCCGAGTCCCTTCCAGAGCTTTTCCCGCTCTTCGCAGTTGGTCTGGTCATGACTCAGCGTGAGCTGTTGATGCACCTATGGCGCCATGAGGTAGATGGCTAGAGCAACTGCCGCCACCATTGCTGACCGGGTCGAAACCCTTCAGCAGAAGATCCTGGAGGGAGCATCGAATACCGTCTGTATCGCCTACGCGCGACATGAGTGGGGGGTCTCAAGGGCTCAGGCTTACCGACTGCTCAAGCGGGCTTGGCATCAGATCGCCGAGGATATTGATCGTGTCGGGATCGACCGGCGCGAAATGTTGAGCTGGGCTATCCACCAGCTCCAGTCAGCGGCTGGGCTGGCCCTCAATCAGAAGAACCCTGGGGCGGTGGTCGGTGCCATAAGGGAGATGGATGTATTGCTTGGGCTTGGCGCCAGCCGCAACGCCCCGGGGCAGCGGTGGCGCTGATCAGTTGTCCGTCAATTTGGTTCGGCTTTGGGAACCAGCTCTCTTGCAGCTGCTGCAATGCTCTTAATGGCCACTATTGGCTAAATCTCAGCGACTAAACCAGCCTAAGGAATTTTGCGCTGGCGCTAGATGAAACGTGCGCCTTCGGATGCCCCACACACCTTATGAGACTAAGGACCCTAAAGCATTTTGAGGCTACTAAGAGTGTAGGCGGAATCACTGATCTTCTGTCCACAACTGCGAAGCCGCAAATCGCCAGGCGATAAGGGTGCTGAGAGATGCGCCGAAGGCAAGAAAAGCAACCAGGAACTGATCAATGCTCATAGCAATGCATCTATTCTCTTTGAATTATAAAGCCTTCATGGCAACTGGCGCCATTAATACAAATTCAAGAGTAGCAATTAATACACCATTCGGCGGAACCGGAGCGCTGCACTCATTAACCAATGACTGATCGATCAACGATCTCCTTCAGAGGGAAATTGATCTGCGAGGCCTCGAAGGAAGAGACGAGTCAAGATCAAAGTGTCCACCACTCGAGCCCTCGTTGCGAACTGATTCGATTAAGCCACTCAAGAATCTGCTGCCTTTTGTCTCCAATGGGTTCCATGATTTCGCAAGGCTTCGGCTTCCATCTCCCTTCGAATCTGCACGACTGCTTCGCGAACGAATGCCTTTTCGTTCTCCTGTGAGGCAATGATTTGCTTCGTTAGCGCACGCAAGACATCAATATCCTCACAGGCATCGATTTCTCGAAAGGCGGCCTCAAGGTGG
This DNA window, taken from Synechococcus sp. LTW-R, encodes the following:
- a CDS encoding protein adenylyltransferase SelO family protein translates to MNSSENARVIESFKAFAGQVDYSLLESLQADPEASSDGEDHRPRQVYSGHYVPVTPTPLPEPEYVAHSASLFAELGLSDELAQDEDFRRLFSGDSSVAHGAMRPYGWATGYALSIYGTEYIQQCPFGTGNGYGDGRAISIFEGLFEGQRWEMQLKGGGPTPYCRGADGRAVLRSSVREFLAQEFMHALGVPTTRSLTLYVSQAEGVRRPWYSPQSRSFEPDVMVNNPAAITTRVAPSFLRVGQLELFARRARSNAHPGALRELQQITAHLIERNYRGEINAGLPFPQQVLELARLFRERLTSLVADWIRVGYCQGNFNSDNCAAGGYTLDYGPFGFCELFDPRFQPWTGGGEHFCFLNQPAAAEANYQMFWSALRPLLEGDAEALAQLDALREGFSEAMGTALEAMWCRKLGLPRYDDVLLKDLLQLLASSRADYTATFRALSDLPEQIEPLKAAFYLPIDAELEQRWSAWLERWHGQTSGDAKATMRRANPQITWREWLVAPAYERAAGGDLSLIRELQAVFRDPYVSPPAKLAATYGQLKPREFFNAGGLSHYSCSS
- a CDS encoding SHOCT domain-containing protein: MKDQGLLTEEEFSAAKAKLLGQ